TGCTTCGGGCAGCCAGTACGTTGCCGCCAGCAGCGCCTCGACCACCGGCAGATAGGGCACGCCGGCCGCAGCGCAGACCGGGGCGAGATCGCGCGAGAGGGCGCCGATGCGCTCGTTCTGCGCGGCGTCGGCCAGCGGCGTGGGTCCGACCATCAGCACCGGCCAGCGCCGGCAGGCGCCGGCGAGGATCGTGGCGGCGTTCGCCAGCGAGACGGCCGGCGCCACGCGGCGCCGGCCGTCTTCGATCGTCGTGTCGTTGGCGCCGAAGGAGAAGACCAGTCCCGCCGCTTCGCTCGCCGGCAGGCGGCGGGCGGTTTCCTCTTCCCAGCGGGCGCGGATGTCGGCGCTGGTATCGCGGCGAATGCCGAGGTTGTAGCAGGTGAGGTCGTGCCCCGCGCTGCGGGCGGCGACGCAGACGCGGCCGGTCCAGCCCAGGAACTCCGGATCGCCGGTGCCGTTGACGAACGAATCTCCAACGAAGCAGATGCGCATCCGCGTCCCCCCGGTTCGCCGGCGGGCTGCTGCCGCGCGGCGCACGGCCCACCGCCGGACACTGGCCGAAGCCCGGTTCTTTCGCTTCGT
This is a stretch of genomic DNA from Dehalococcoidia bacterium. It encodes these proteins:
- a CDS encoding GDSL-type esterase/lipase family protein, which translates into the protein MRICFVGDSFVNGTGDPEFLGWTGRVCVAARSAGHDLTCYNLGIRRDTSADIRARWEEETARRLPASEAAGLVFSFGANDTTIEDGRRRVAPAVSLANAATILAGACRRWPVLMVGPTPLADAAQNERIGALSRDLAPVCAAAGVPYLPVVEALLAATYWLPEAEANDGAHPGARGYAELAAQVQAWPAWQAWLRPRSSASRA